From Sporosarcina sp. FSL K6-3457:
GTGTAATGATAGTCATGATTTAGCGCTAGGCATTTTGTTCAATAAATTGAGATTAAATTTGCAAGAGGATGGCGTGACGGCAGGTAGAATAAAAAATATTGATCAGCAATTCGATTGTCGGTGTCAAATTGAGCTTTTTTTCCCTACTGATAATCGCGCTATTTTTAAGGTGCAAAGGGTTGATTTAAATTGGATGGCAGATATGCATCTTGATTTTGAGTTTAGAATGTTAAGTGATTCTTTACTGGAGGAATTGAAAAAACATAGTTTGACTTGAGCTGAAAATAGGTATTTCAACAGAAGGAATCCGCTGTCAACTGAGAATAGGTTGAGCGGGTTCCTTTTGTATGTTAAAAAATCTAATAAAAATTGTTGAAATCCCCTCCCAATGCGTCTATGCTAAGAAAAGCGAAACAGAAGGAGATAACTTAAAATGGATAAACCTATACAGGAAGAAATTGCATCACGGCGCACATTTGCGATTATTTCTCACCCGGATGCTGGGAAAACAACGATTACGGAGAAACTGCTTTACTTCGGTGGTGCGATTCGTGATGCTGGTACAGTTAAAGGAAAGAAAACAGGGAAATTTGCCACGTCTGACTGGATGGAAATTGAGAAGCAACGTGGGATTTCGGTTACATCATCTGTTATGCAATTCGATTATGACGGCAAGCGCGTCAATATTCTCGACACACCTGGACACGAAGATTTCAGTGAAGATACGTACCGTACGTTAATGGCTGTTGATGCGGCAGTTATGATGGTCGACTCGGCCAAAGGGATTGAGCCACAGACGATTAAATTATTCAAGGTTTGTCGTATGCGCGGAATTCCGATCTTTACGTTCATCAACAAAATGGACCGTCAAGGGAAAGAGCCGCTTGAGCTAATGGAAGAATTAGAAGAAGTACTAGGCATTGAATCATATGCTATGAACTGGCCGATTGGGATGGGGAAAGAATTCCTCGGTATTTACGACCGTTTTAATAATCGGATTGAACAAGTACGCGTGGAAGATGAAAAACGTTTTCTTGCATTAAATGAAGACGGTGGACTTGCTGAAGACCATCCGATGGCAGAAACATCTTATTATAAACAAGCACTCGAAGACGTTCTTTTATTAAATGAGGCAGGTAATGATTTTGATGAAGAGCGTGTGGCAAAAGGTGAACTGACGCCAGTATTTTTCGGCAGTGCGTTGACAAACTTTGGTGTACAAACATTTTTAGAAACATTTTTGCAATTCGCACCGGCGCCACAATCACGCATGACGAAAGATGAAGCAGAAGTCAACCCGTATTCGGAAGAGTTCTCAGGTTTCATCTTCAAAATCCAAGCGAATATGAACCCAATGCACAGGGACCGTATCGCGTTCGTGCGTATTGTTTCGGGTGCGTTTGAACGTGGAATGACGGTGACCGTGCCGCGTATTTCGAAAACATTCAAACTGACACAGACAACACAATTTTTGGCAGATGATCGTGAAACAGTGGATGAGGCAGTAGCTGGCGATATTATCGGCTTACATGATACAGGTAACTACCAAATTGGTGATACAGTAATCGGTGGGAAGTCATCCTTCCAATTCGATGCATTGCCACAATTTACACCAGAGCTTTTTGTACGTGTAACGGCGAAAAACGTTATGAAATCGAAGCATTTCCACAAAGGGATTTTACAGCTCGTACAAGAAGGGGCTATTCAGTATTACCGAACGCTTCATACGGAAGAAGTCTTGCTTGGAGCTGTTGGTCAATTACAATTTGAAGTGTTCGAGCACCGCATGAAAAACGAGTACAATGTAGAAGTGCGTATGGAACATGTCGGTTCGAAAGTAGCACGCTGGATTGAAAACGAAGGCGACGTTAAAGAATCGATGACAGGGCAACGTGCCATGCTTGTGAAGGACCGCTATGATAATTTAGTGTTCTTGTTTGAAAATGACTTCGCAATGCGCTGGTTCCACGATAAATATCCGGATATTCGGTTGTATAGTTTATTATGATGAAGTACCTAGTAAGGCGGTCTAACCGTCTTACTAGGTTTTTTCACTGCATCATTTCCGGTTCGCTTGCGGCAATTAATGGACGAAAGGATAACCTTTTTCGGTCATCCTATTGTGCATCATTGCCTGTCGCAAACCTACAATGCTTAAGTGAAAAATGCAGTTGCTTGGGAAGAAAAGAATAGATGATTTTCTATTGAGAGTGTAAGTTCCCGAAGATACAATTTCGGGAACTCTTGTACTTTGTACAATGTGTTCTTTATTTACTTTTAACAAAGAAACAAGGACCTATTTCTGGTCTTTTTTACAGTATTGTTATTCAACTAAACCACCCGTTAGTTGAATAACGTCGTACATTAGTTTTTCGTTTCTTTTTCTTTTTCGTTCCTTTCTTTGATATATCTTTCGTACGCATCTTTCACCTTGTCATTACTATTAGGTGGTACTACTTGTTTATGGACCTCATTAATTAAAACTAACGACCTGAAGATGACTCCGACAATAATTGCACATAAAATGTAAATTCCAATAGGACCGAGGATTACCAAGATACCTAAAAGCCCAGCTAATAGAATGGATAACAATAACTTCAAAAAACCCCCCCTTAATCTGACTACCTTTATTCCACTTAAAGCCCCGATTGTTGAACACAATTTAAGAAACACTCTTTAACTAACCCGCTGCTTTAGTTAAATAAGTTCAACATAAAAGGTGTTAATCCCTCTAGGTTCAATGCCTTTTAATAGCCCTCAAATTTCTATACTTTTGAAGTCCAAATTCTATAAACATATTTACCTTCTTCCTTTATTTTATCTTTATGCACAATAACCTGTACATTTAGGTAATCTGCCCATTGTGGAAGTAGTTCGGTTAAATAATCAATTACTTTTTCATCAGGAGTTGCATAACCAACATTTACTTCACTAAATAAACAATTGGAGAAATCTGGATACAATGAGTTTGTCCATTCATAAACTTCCATCTCGGAATCAAAAATCCTCTTATCTTCTCGATATTGCCCATTCATCCATTGGACTTCCATAAAAAATGCCCCCTTTAGTCTTCGAATTAAAAATGTTTTCTTATTGAACTAACCTGCCCTGTTAGTTCAATAACAATCTTGATATTGATACGTTCTCGATGAGTTATAAGTTTCATTAATTATACGTTCGTTTTATTTTGTAGAACATTCACGCGCTGTAAACAAATAGCAACAGAGTTATAAGGCATAACTAAAATAAAAATAGAAGAGACAATAGCGAAAGCTTCAGCCACCAAAATTGTATCTTTGGTGGCTCTTATCCATGTAGAAAACCTTCAATTCACTCATCCAAAAAGTATTAGCACTTCGCGTACTTCAGCACCTTCTCAACTACCCCTAACTTCCACTCATAAACATACAAGGTTGCAATATTGTCATGTGAACGTCATCTAAAGCGAAGGCTGGAAATCTGTAATCCTCTTATAATAAAGCCGATAGCGCAGATGGTTATCAAATAGAAAAGGGGATAAACAAAATGAAAAAGACAGTACTGGGTATTTTAACAATGCTTATGGCAGTAATCGTATTAGCAGGATGTGGTATGTTTGCCAAAGCAAATGGGATAATCTTATATGGAGAAGAAGAGGAAGTTTTAAATGCTGTGGAGACTATAAAAGAGAAGGAGAAGGGCGAGAAGAAGGAGAGAGAGAAGGAGGAGCTAGTAGAAGAAGAACAGCACAACATTAAGGTTCTAACAGATGATAATCGACAAATCATGATTTTGACAGAACAAACAGCTCAATCACTTATAAAGAAAAAGTTAATAAGTGAAATAACAAACCAAGAAAAAGGTGAGACAAAAGCAATTTCATCTCTTTCAAAAGTAGCTAAAGGCGAAGCATTACTTTTTACTAAGGAAGAATCATACGAATTGGAAATAGAGAATATGAACATTAAGTATGAAGGTAATTTGATCATTGGGGACGGAAGAGCATATGTGGATATGTTTTTAATCGTCAATGATGAAGAGTGGGCTTCTTTAGAAGGAACAGAAAAAGTGATGGCTATATTAAAGTTTGATAAAGATCCAAGTGCTGACGGGTTCAGTTATGAAGTGGAAAAGGCACAGCTAGTTCGCATACAAGACTGAAAAAGTAGAACTCTCCATTGATAAAAAGTACCTGATAGTTTAGACGCTGAAAAAGTCTATTCTATCAGGTGCTTTTTGTTTAAATGAAAAACCGAACAGGGAAAAGGGGATTTTATTCAAAAATGAAGCTGTCATTTGAAGTTGTTCCGTTCTTTCAATATGATTAGCTTAACAGGGAGAAATTGAACTTCATTTTCCTCTGTTAAGCTAATCTTCGGCGGATGTCATAGATTTTTAGGAGACTTTTTCGAGTTTACTCGAAAAAGTCTGGATGCAATTACGCTAACATGTAATTAATAAAATAAGAAAGGACTGTGCGTGTCAATAACCCGCGATTGAAATCGCAGGCTTATAAGAGCCTTGATTGACTAGTCTAAGTCTTTACTGACTACGTTGTTTGTGTCATGACACCATAGAATGCCAACTCTAGTTCTATGCAACTGTCGCATGTGATTAAAAGCTCTGAGGGAAAGGAGCGGTGTTGCATGCCTAACAAGCACTTACAACATTGGCGAAGAGTAGCTAACTCGAGGGAGGTAAACGATATGCTCGTTTACGTACTGAACAAACATGGACAACCGCTTATGCCTTGTAAGCCGCAGAAAGCACGTAAGCTGCTGCAACAAGAAAAAGCAAAAGTTGTCCAACGAACACCTTTTACAATTCAATTGCAATACGGATCCAGTGGTTACAAACAGCCTATATCATTGGGCGTGGATGCCGGAACCAAACATATCGGACTTTCAGCTACAACAGAAGGCCAGGTGCTATTCGAAGGCGAAGTTAAGCTTCGTACTGATATTCAAGAGTTGTTGGCAACTCGCAGATCTTTACGAAGTGCTAGACGAAGCCGAAAGACTCGCTATCGTCAACCACGCTTTCTCAATCGTAAGAAAAATAAAGGGTGGCTCGCTCCATCCGTTCAAAACAAAGTAGATATGCACACAAAGATGATTGCCAACGTGCATAAGCTTCTTCCGATTACGCATGTAACGATTGAAGTTGCACAGTTTGACATTCAAAAGATTAAGAACCCAGCTATTTCGGGTGATTTGTATCAAAAAGGAGACCAACTTGGCTTTTGGAATGTACGGGAATATGTATTCTTTCGTGATAAGCATGTATGCCAACATTGCAAAGGCAAAACAAAAGACAGAATTTTAAATGTTCATCACATCGAAAGTCGCAAGACAGGTGGTGATGGTCCAGATAATCTACTGACACTCTGTGAAACGTGTCATAATAAGATTCACAAAGAAGGAAAAGAGTATTTATTTACACGTAAAAGTGCTTCGTTTCGTGATGCTTCTCAAATGACAGTGATGAGATGGTTTATTCATCACCAAGTGAAAAAACTGTATCCTCACGTTCAATTAACGTATGGATTCCAAACGAAAAATACACGTATCCATCATGGTTTAGAAAAAAGTCACGCCGTGGATGCAAGATGCATCAGTGGAAATCCGCTTGCGGCTTCATCTAACAATACCTATTTATTTAAGCAAGTACGAAAAAACAACCGACAGTTACACAAAATGACCATTGCTAAAGGTGGCTATCGGAAAGCTAATAAAGCAGGGCGCTTCGTGAAAGGTTTTCAACTGTTTGATAAAGTTCTATTTGAAGGCATCGAGTGCTTCGTGTTTGGCCGACGAAAAACAGGCTATTTTGATTTGCAAACAATAGATGGAGTAAGTATACACAAAAGTGCAAGCTTCAAGAAGCTACGATTGGTCGAGAAAGCTAGTACGCTACTCGTTCAAATAACCCAAAGAAGGGAGGTACAGGCTGGCTCCTCTCACGACTAAAGTCAAGAGTTTTCGCCAGCCTAGATTTTTATGAAAATAAGTGACTTTTCCATAAAAAGACCCGTCTTTACGATTGTGACCATGTTTCTAGTCATTATTCTTGGAGCAGTGTCATTTTTTCGCATACCAGTAACGCTGATTCCGGAATTGAACCCACCAATTGCTGTAGTTGTGACAAGCTATCCGGGAGCATCACCTGCAGAGGTGAGTGAGAAATTAACGAAACCACTTGAAAATAGTTTGTCGACTGCGCCAGGATTGAAATCGATGCAATCCTCTTCTCAGGAAGGCTCGAATTTCATCTTGTTGATGTTTGACTGGTCGACGAATATTGACGATGTGCAGCTTGATATTATGCAGCGCGTGGATCAAGTGCCTGTTCCAGATGGAGCCAATAAACCAAGGTTTATGAAATTTGACCCGTCTCAGTTTCCGGTTATTCAGCTGTCGTTACGGGCCACAACAGATGAAGCTGATATTCGAAAAATTGCAGAACAGCTGGAAACAGAATTACGACGGACAGAAGGTGTCGCGAGTGTAACGGTTTCGGGGAAATTAGTAGAAGAGGTACAAATTATACTGGATCCGCAACAGCTGGAGACAAATGGGCTTGCGCAATCGGATATTGTCCAAATGCTACAAGCGAACAATGTGTCGATGCCGGGTGAGCCGATTGAGACGCCAGATGGTCAACAGCTCACGACTCGTATTTTGAGTACGCTAACGACGATATCTGATATTCGAGGTGTCATTGTCAGTACGAATCCCTTTACGGGAGACAACATAACCATTGGTGATGTCGCAGACGTCGCGCTTGTTGAAGCCGATTCAACTACAATTACGCGTGCCAATGAGGAGCAGGCTGTTCTAATGTCTGTATTACAAGAGTCAGGCTCAAACACGGCGGATGTCTCCACGGCCTTTAAAGAAGCGCTGGATACACTGCTCGAAAAGGACGAGTTTCAAGGGATAGAGTCTGACATCCTGTTTGACCAAGGTGATTATGTCAAGCTGGCCATTAATAATATTGGTCAATCCCTCATACTCGGCGGTATTTTCGCAATGCTTATTTTGTTCTTGTTCCTACGGGGCATAAAAAGTCCAATTATTATTGGGATTGCCATTCCTTATTCTGTCATTGTCACATTTGTATTGATGTACTTTGCCAACTTCTCACTCAATATTATGACGCTTGGTGCGCTGGCACTTGGTATTGGGATGTTAGTCGATAATGCCATTGTGGTCATTGAAAATATTGAACGGCATTTAGCGATGGGCAAGGAGCCGAAGCAGGCTGCATCTGATGGGACGAAAGAGGTTGGCGGAGCAATCACAGCTTCGACCTTGACGACATTAGCTGTGTTTGTGCCGGTCATTTTCATCAGCGGCTTGATTGGTCAAATTTTCACAGAGTTTGCGTTGACGATTTCGTTTAGTTTGTTTGCGTCGCTCGTCGTTGCTTTGACGGTTGTGCCGATGATGGCTGGTCATTTATTGAAGAAGCCTAGAAAAAATATTGAAGCGCGGAGACGTCGTTCGAAAACATTAGGAAACTTTGAGAAATCGGTGAAATGGACGTTAAAATATCGATTCGTTGTACTGTTTGTCACAGTGGCTCTCCTTGTAGTCAGTGGCTTTGGTTTATTCAAAGTAGGGACTGAATTTTTACCGGCAACGGACGAAGGGTTTGTCAGTGTTTCGGTGAAATTGCCGAATGGCTCCTCGCCAACAGTGACAGATGATGTAGTGAAACGCATTGAAGCACAGCTGAAGGACGAACCGGACGTTGAAGTGTATGTCAGTCTCGTCGGTGGTACGCAAGAAGGTATGGCGCAAGGGTCATCCAAAGCGAATGTGGCTGAAATTTATGTTAAGCTTGTGCCGCTTGCACAGAGAGAACGATCTATTTTTGAGTTTGTAGATGCTGTGCAACCAAAGGTGTTGCAGGAAGTAGGAGACGAAGCGAGGATTGGCTTTGTCATGCAAACAGCAGCAGGCTCTAGTCCGAATACATTGTCATTTGCATTGAATGACACGAATGAAGCCCGATTACATGAAGCGGTGATGGAGTTGAACCATGAACTTGCTGCGCTTGATTTGGTGATGGAGGTAACGAATAACTTACAAAATACGGTGGATGAAATCCAAATTGAAGTAGACCGCGACAAAGCAGCAACTCGAGGATTGACACCGTATCAGATTGCCC
This genomic window contains:
- a CDS encoding lipoprotein BA_5634 family protein, yielding MKKTVLGILTMLMAVIVLAGCGMFAKANGIILYGEEEEVLNAVETIKEKEKGEKKEREKEELVEEEQHNIKVLTDDNRQIMILTEQTAQSLIKKKLISEITNQEKGETKAISSLSKVAKGEALLFTKEESYELEIENMNIKYEGNLIIGDGRAYVDMFLIVNDEEWASLEGTEKVMAILKFDKDPSADGFSYEVEKAQLVRIQD
- the iscB gene encoding RNA-guided endonuclease IscB, translated to MLVYVLNKHGQPLMPCKPQKARKLLQQEKAKVVQRTPFTIQLQYGSSGYKQPISLGVDAGTKHIGLSATTEGQVLFEGEVKLRTDIQELLATRRSLRSARRSRKTRYRQPRFLNRKKNKGWLAPSVQNKVDMHTKMIANVHKLLPITHVTIEVAQFDIQKIKNPAISGDLYQKGDQLGFWNVREYVFFRDKHVCQHCKGKTKDRILNVHHIESRKTGGDGPDNLLTLCETCHNKIHKEGKEYLFTRKSASFRDASQMTVMRWFIHHQVKKLYPHVQLTYGFQTKNTRIHHGLEKSHAVDARCISGNPLAASSNNTYLFKQVRKNNRQLHKMTIAKGGYRKANKAGRFVKGFQLFDKVLFEGIECFVFGRRKTGYFDLQTIDGVSIHKSASFKKLRLVEKASTLLVQITQRREVQAGSSHD
- a CDS encoding ATP-dependent Lon protease — its product is MKLLLSILLAGLLGILVILGPIGIYILCAIIVGVIFRSLVLINEVHKQVVPPNSNDKVKDAYERYIKERNEKEKETKN
- a CDS encoding peptide chain release factor 3, encoding MDKPIQEEIASRRTFAIISHPDAGKTTITEKLLYFGGAIRDAGTVKGKKTGKFATSDWMEIEKQRGISVTSSVMQFDYDGKRVNILDTPGHEDFSEDTYRTLMAVDAAVMMVDSAKGIEPQTIKLFKVCRMRGIPIFTFINKMDRQGKEPLELMEELEEVLGIESYAMNWPIGMGKEFLGIYDRFNNRIEQVRVEDEKRFLALNEDGGLAEDHPMAETSYYKQALEDVLLLNEAGNDFDEERVAKGELTPVFFGSALTNFGVQTFLETFLQFAPAPQSRMTKDEAEVNPYSEEFSGFIFKIQANMNPMHRDRIAFVRIVSGAFERGMTVTVPRISKTFKLTQTTQFLADDRETVDEAVAGDIIGLHDTGNYQIGDTVIGGKSSFQFDALPQFTPELFVRVTAKNVMKSKHFHKGILQLVQEGAIQYYRTLHTEEVLLGAVGQLQFEVFEHRMKNEYNVEVRMEHVGSKVARWIENEGDVKESMTGQRAMLVKDRYDNLVFLFENDFAMRWFHDKYPDIRLYSLL
- a CDS encoding efflux RND transporter permease subunit is translated as MKISDFSIKRPVFTIVTMFLVIILGAVSFFRIPVTLIPELNPPIAVVVTSYPGASPAEVSEKLTKPLENSLSTAPGLKSMQSSSQEGSNFILLMFDWSTNIDDVQLDIMQRVDQVPVPDGANKPRFMKFDPSQFPVIQLSLRATTDEADIRKIAEQLETELRRTEGVASVTVSGKLVEEVQIILDPQQLETNGLAQSDIVQMLQANNVSMPGEPIETPDGQQLTTRILSTLTTISDIRGVIVSTNPFTGDNITIGDVADVALVEADSTTITRANEEQAVLMSVLQESGSNTADVSTAFKEALDTLLEKDEFQGIESDILFDQGDYVKLAINNIGQSLILGGIFAMLILFLFLRGIKSPIIIGIAIPYSVIVTFVLMYFANFSLNIMTLGALALGIGMLVDNAIVVIENIERHLAMGKEPKQAASDGTKEVGGAITASTLTTLAVFVPVIFISGLIGQIFTEFALTISFSLFASLVVALTVVPMMAGHLLKKPRKNIEARRRRSKTLGNFEKSVKWTLKYRFVVLFVTVALLVVSGFGLFKVGTEFLPATDEGFVSVSVKLPNGSSPTVTDDVVKRIEAQLKDEPDVEVYVSLVGGTQEGMAQGSSKANVAEIYVKLVPLAQRERSIFEFVDAVQPKVLQEVGDEARIGFVMQTAAGSSPNTLSFALNDTNEARLHEAVMELNHELAALDLVMEVTNNLQNTVDEIQIEVDRDKAATRGLTPYQIAQTVNSVTRGSFATQIIGKNEEVFAVNVQYDKKFRNSIERLKKLKLRTQAGTFVALSEVASVTIAEGPVSIQRVDQAHSVTFNVKYESTQSLGDMTKKVNALIAELGMSKEIELTYSGDRELFESAIDDMLMALALAVVLVYIVMAAQFESFKYPFVIMFSVPLMVIGVAAGLYMTNTPISVTAIIGILVLVGIVVNNGIVLVDYINQRKEAGFSSYDAIIAAVRDRLRPILMTALTTILGLLPLALGLGEGTEMNQPMGIAVIGGLLSSTLLTLYIVPIIYSLFDKETRKRAVGDK